In one Nicotiana sylvestris chromosome 8, ASM39365v2, whole genome shotgun sequence genomic region, the following are encoded:
- the LOC104215743 gene encoding ATP-dependent 6-phosphofructokinase 6-like isoform X1 yields the protein MGSVDHNFVAVTVLGSKKIGLDRSSMGEAPNSQQKQKIVTGDGGYVLQDVPHLSDYISNLPTYPNPVQDNPSYSVVKQYFVDEDDTVAQKIVVHKNSPRGIHFRRAGPRQRVYFEPEDVHACIVTCGGLCPGLNTVIREIVCGLHYMYGVKRVMGIDGGYRGFYSKNIIPLTPKVVNDIHKRGGTILGTSRGGHVTKKIVDSIQDRDINQVYIIGGDGTQRGAAVIFEEIRRRGLNVSVAGIPKTIDNDIPVIDKSFGFDSAVEEAQRAISAAHVEATSFENGIGLVKLMGRDSGFIAMYATLASRDVDCCLIPESPFYLEGRGGLFEYIEHRLKENGHMVIVIAEGAAQELVSESLRCTGKQDPSGNKLLQDVGLWISERIKEHFSKQKKMLINLKYIDPTYMIRAIPSNASDNVYCTLLAQSAVHGAMAGYTGFTVGPVNGRHAYIPFNGITETQNKVVITDRMWARLLSSTNQPSFLRTRDIIKAHKEEEPPTQLSDDSITDDNLMEKQVLC from the exons ATGGGATCAGTGGATCATAATTTTGTAGCTGTAACAGTACTGGGGTCCAAGAAGATTGGATTGGATAGAAGTTCAATGGGAGAAGCGCCTAATTCTCAGCAGAAGCAGAAGATTGTGACTGGTGATGGTGGTTATGTTCTACAGGATGTTCCTCATTTGTCTGATTACATTTCTAATCTGCCT ACATATCCTAATCCAGTGCAAGATAATCCTTCATATTCAGTCGTTAA GCAGTATTTTGTCGATGAGGATGATACGGTTGCTCAAAAG ATTGTTGTGCACAAGAACAGTCCAAGGGGAATACATTTTCGTCGAGCTGGTCCTCGTCAAAGA GTTTATTTTGAGCCAGAAGATGTTCATGCGTGTATAGTGACATGTGGAGGCTTATGTCCTGGTCTCAACACAGTTATCAGAGAAATAGTATGCGGCCTACATTATATGTATGGCGTAAAGAGGGTCATGGGGATAGAT GGAGGATATCGAGGTTTCTATTCCAAAAACATAATTCCCTTGACACCAAAGGTTGTGAATGATATTCATAAACGTGGTGGAACCATACTTGGGACATCTCGAGGAGGTCATGTTACCAAGAAAATAGTAGATAGCATTCAGGACCGGGATATCAATcag GTTTATATTATTGGAGGAGATGGAACACAGAGAGGAGCAGCGGTGATATTTGAG GAAATCAGACGGCGTGGTCTCAATGTTTCAGTTGCTGGAATCCCTAAGACAATTGATAATGATATACCG GTTATTGACAAGTCTTTCGGTTTTGATTCTGCCGTTGAGGAAGCCCAACGTGCTATTAGTGCTGCTCATGTTGAAGCTACTAGTTTTGAGAATGGAATTGGCCTTGTAAAGTTAATGGGACGGGATAGTG GGTTCATTGCTATGTATGCTACTCTTGCCAGTCGAGATGTCGATTGCTGCTTGATTCCCGAGTCCCCTTTCTATCTTGAGGGACGTGGTGGACTGTTTGAGTACATAGAGCATAGGCTCAAAGAAAATGGACACATGGTTATAGTCATAGCTGAAGGTGCCGCCCAAGAGCTAGTTTCTGAGAGTTTGAGATGCACCGGTAAGCAGGATCCTTCAGGGAATAAGCTTTTACAAGATGTTGGCCTATGGATCTCGGAAAGGATAAAG GAACATTTCTCTAAACAAAAGAAGATGCTCATTAATCTTAAATATATAG ATCCGACATACATGATTCGGGCTATTCCAAGTAATGCATCTGACAATGTGTATTGCACTCTTCTTGCTCAAAGTGCTGTGCACGGAGCAATGGCTGGCTATACTGGCTTTACAGTCGGTCCTGTCAATGGCAGACATGCTTACATACCCTTTAAT GGAATCACTGAGACACAAAACAAGGTAGTGATAACGGACAGGATGTGGGCGAGACTTCTATCGTCAACCAATCAACCTAGCTTCTTGAGAACAAGAGATATAATTAAAGCGCACAAGGAGGAAGAACCACCTACTCAGTTGTCAGACGATTCAATTACAGACGATAATTTGATGGAGAAACAAGTCCTCTGCTAA
- the LOC104215743 gene encoding ATP-dependent 6-phosphofructokinase 6-like isoform X2 — protein MGEAPNSQQKQKIVTGDGGYVLQDVPHLSDYISNLPTYPNPVQDNPSYSVVKQYFVDEDDTVAQKIVVHKNSPRGIHFRRAGPRQRVYFEPEDVHACIVTCGGLCPGLNTVIREIVCGLHYMYGVKRVMGIDGGYRGFYSKNIIPLTPKVVNDIHKRGGTILGTSRGGHVTKKIVDSIQDRDINQVYIIGGDGTQRGAAVIFEEIRRRGLNVSVAGIPKTIDNDIPVIDKSFGFDSAVEEAQRAISAAHVEATSFENGIGLVKLMGRDSGFIAMYATLASRDVDCCLIPESPFYLEGRGGLFEYIEHRLKENGHMVIVIAEGAAQELVSESLRCTGKQDPSGNKLLQDVGLWISERIKEHFSKQKKMLINLKYIDPTYMIRAIPSNASDNVYCTLLAQSAVHGAMAGYTGFTVGPVNGRHAYIPFNGITETQNKVVITDRMWARLLSSTNQPSFLRTRDIIKAHKEEEPPTQLSDDSITDDNLMEKQVLC, from the exons ATGGGAGAAGCGCCTAATTCTCAGCAGAAGCAGAAGATTGTGACTGGTGATGGTGGTTATGTTCTACAGGATGTTCCTCATTTGTCTGATTACATTTCTAATCTGCCT ACATATCCTAATCCAGTGCAAGATAATCCTTCATATTCAGTCGTTAA GCAGTATTTTGTCGATGAGGATGATACGGTTGCTCAAAAG ATTGTTGTGCACAAGAACAGTCCAAGGGGAATACATTTTCGTCGAGCTGGTCCTCGTCAAAGA GTTTATTTTGAGCCAGAAGATGTTCATGCGTGTATAGTGACATGTGGAGGCTTATGTCCTGGTCTCAACACAGTTATCAGAGAAATAGTATGCGGCCTACATTATATGTATGGCGTAAAGAGGGTCATGGGGATAGAT GGAGGATATCGAGGTTTCTATTCCAAAAACATAATTCCCTTGACACCAAAGGTTGTGAATGATATTCATAAACGTGGTGGAACCATACTTGGGACATCTCGAGGAGGTCATGTTACCAAGAAAATAGTAGATAGCATTCAGGACCGGGATATCAATcag GTTTATATTATTGGAGGAGATGGAACACAGAGAGGAGCAGCGGTGATATTTGAG GAAATCAGACGGCGTGGTCTCAATGTTTCAGTTGCTGGAATCCCTAAGACAATTGATAATGATATACCG GTTATTGACAAGTCTTTCGGTTTTGATTCTGCCGTTGAGGAAGCCCAACGTGCTATTAGTGCTGCTCATGTTGAAGCTACTAGTTTTGAGAATGGAATTGGCCTTGTAAAGTTAATGGGACGGGATAGTG GGTTCATTGCTATGTATGCTACTCTTGCCAGTCGAGATGTCGATTGCTGCTTGATTCCCGAGTCCCCTTTCTATCTTGAGGGACGTGGTGGACTGTTTGAGTACATAGAGCATAGGCTCAAAGAAAATGGACACATGGTTATAGTCATAGCTGAAGGTGCCGCCCAAGAGCTAGTTTCTGAGAGTTTGAGATGCACCGGTAAGCAGGATCCTTCAGGGAATAAGCTTTTACAAGATGTTGGCCTATGGATCTCGGAAAGGATAAAG GAACATTTCTCTAAACAAAAGAAGATGCTCATTAATCTTAAATATATAG ATCCGACATACATGATTCGGGCTATTCCAAGTAATGCATCTGACAATGTGTATTGCACTCTTCTTGCTCAAAGTGCTGTGCACGGAGCAATGGCTGGCTATACTGGCTTTACAGTCGGTCCTGTCAATGGCAGACATGCTTACATACCCTTTAAT GGAATCACTGAGACACAAAACAAGGTAGTGATAACGGACAGGATGTGGGCGAGACTTCTATCGTCAACCAATCAACCTAGCTTCTTGAGAACAAGAGATATAATTAAAGCGCACAAGGAGGAAGAACCACCTACTCAGTTGTCAGACGATTCAATTACAGACGATAATTTGATGGAGAAACAAGTCCTCTGCTAA
- the LOC104215742 gene encoding AP-4 complex subunit sigma, translating to MGIRFVLMVNKQGQTRLAQYYEYLTLEERRALEGEIVRKCLARNEQQCSFVEHRNYKIVYRRYASLFFLVGVDNEENELAILEFIHLLVETMDRHFGNVCELDIMFHLEKAHFMLEEMVMNGCVVETSKANILAPIQLMEKAS from the exons ATGGGGATCAGATTCGTATTAATGGTGAATAAGCAAGGGCAAACTCGGCTGGCTCAGTACTATGAGTACCTCACTTTAGAAGAAAGGCGTGCTCTTGAGGGTGAAATTGTGCGTAAATGCCTTGCTCGCAATGAACAGCAG TGTTCATTTGTGGAGCATCGTAATTACAAAATCGTGTACAGGCGGTATGCGTCACTCTTTTTCCTGGTTGGAGTTGATAATGAAGAA AATGAACTTGCTATTTTGGAATTCATTCACCTGTTAGTTGAAACCATGGATCGTCATTTTGGCAATGTG TGCGAGCTGGATATAATGTTTCATCTTGAAAAAGCACACTTCATGCTGGAGGAGATGGTAATGAATGGGTGTGTTGTTGAGACAAGCAAGGCAAACATCCTGGCTCCAATTCAGTTAATGGAAAAGGCATCATAA
- the LOC138876190 gene encoding protein gar2-like, translating to MKSGGSGSGEAVGRLVHLSKQRDEPVSSTEETLADLMKKVGACYDPKKRKATTPKALNVPKPSKKRKASYPTPTTSSVPRESKRRKKDKGKGKGAESLEAVEEEEMELVHQERGKIVEVPTPKTSSKKSSSVPVATEPTLAKRTRSAVKDKQTKVSDDDDWSGEEEEEEEK from the exons atgaagtcagggggaagtggttctggggaagCAGTTGGGAGGTTGGTTCATCTAAGCAAACAAAGAGATGAACCTGTTTCATCTACTGAAGAAACCTTGGCTGACCTAATGAAAAAGGTTGGGGCAtgttatgacccaaagaaacgcaAAGCTACTACACCAAAAGCCCTAAATGTTCCCAAGCCATCCAAGAAAAGAAAAGCCTCATACCCAACACCTACTACCTCTTCAGTGCCTAGGG AAAGCAAGAGAAGGAAAAAggataagggaaagggaaagggtgcAGAATCCTTAGAGGCTGTTGAGGAAGaagagatggaactggtccatcaagagAGGGGTAAAATagtggaggttcctacacccaaGACTTCCTCCAAGAAGTCCTCCTCTGTGCCTGTAGCTACTGAACCcacactagccaagaggacaagatctgcagTGAAAGATAAACAAACCAAAGTTTCCGATGATGATgattggagtggagaagaagaagaagaagaagaaaaataa